A genome region from Methylorubrum populi includes the following:
- a CDS encoding dihydrodipicolinate synthase family protein — MTCFTGLSAFPITPASPEGRVDTAALRALIAALAATDITSIGLLGSTGTYAYLSRGERRRAIDTALEEADGRVPIIVGVGALRTDEAVALAQDARVAGAAAGLLAAVSYTPLTDDEVFEHFSTVATRGGLPLCIYDNPGTTHFRFTPSLVGRLAQVPGIAALKSPAPDADSAAGHLDSLSRAVPAGFRLGYSGDWNAAEALLAGGETWYSVAAGLFPEPCLAILRAAQAGDAAQARTLNARMQPLWDLFKEFSSLRVIYAAAGILDLCQADPPRPILPLPEPVRERVADVVRRLDPA; from the coding sequence ATGACCTGCTTCACCGGCCTGTCCGCCTTCCCCATCACCCCCGCCTCGCCCGAGGGTCGTGTCGATACGGCGGCGCTACGCGCCCTGATCGCGGCGCTTGCCGCCACGGACATCACTTCGATCGGGCTTCTCGGCAGCACCGGCACCTACGCCTACCTCTCTCGCGGGGAGCGCCGCCGCGCCATCGACACCGCCCTGGAGGAGGCCGACGGCCGCGTGCCGATCATCGTCGGCGTCGGGGCGCTGCGCACCGACGAGGCCGTGGCGCTCGCGCAAGACGCGCGGGTGGCTGGCGCCGCCGCAGGGCTTCTGGCCGCCGTTTCCTACACGCCGCTGACCGATGACGAAGTGTTCGAGCACTTTTCCACCGTCGCGACGCGGGGCGGCCTGCCGCTGTGCATCTACGACAATCCGGGCACCACGCATTTCCGCTTCACACCCTCGCTGGTCGGGCGGCTCGCGCAGGTGCCGGGCATCGCGGCGCTGAAGAGCCCGGCTCCGGACGCGGATTCGGCAGCCGGTCATCTCGACTCCCTGAGCCGCGCGGTGCCGGCCGGATTCCGCCTCGGCTATAGCGGCGACTGGAACGCCGCCGAGGCGCTGCTCGCCGGCGGCGAGACTTGGTACTCCGTCGCAGCCGGACTTTTTCCGGAGCCCTGCCTCGCGATCCTCCGGGCCGCGCAGGCGGGCGACGCGGCGCAGGCGCGGACCCTGAACGCACGGATGCAGCCTCTCTGGGATCTGTTCAAGGAGTTCTCGAGCCTGCGGGTGATCTACGCGGCGGCCGGCATCCTCGACTTATGCCAGGCCGATCCACCCCGCCCGATCCTGCCCTTGCCCGAACCCGTCCGCGAACGGGTGGCGGATGTCGTGAGGCGGCTCGATCCGGCCTGA
- the fliR gene encoding flagellar biosynthesis protein FliR — MIPGFGSLLGGDAFLGLFLIFCRIGGCLLIVPGFSSPRVPAQVRLLIAGGVSLAVTPLLLPLFQARLPGQAPTETLAWIGSETVTGLLIGLLGRIFVFVLETVMNAVSTMVGFGSMPGTPVEGTDAIPAVESLIVLTAVALLFAADLHWELFRGLVDSYSRIPPGEGFGTQTALVRLADQIGEAFTLSLRIAAPFIIYAVAVNLAAGFVNKLTPTIPVYFVATPFVMFGALILLHTLSGEFMTQFLAGYLAWLRKG, encoded by the coding sequence GTGATCCCCGGCTTCGGCAGCCTGCTCGGCGGCGACGCCTTCCTCGGCCTCTTCCTGATCTTCTGCCGGATCGGCGGCTGCCTGCTGATCGTGCCCGGTTTCTCCAGCCCCCGCGTGCCGGCGCAGGTGAGGCTCCTCATCGCCGGCGGCGTGTCGCTCGCCGTCACGCCCCTGCTGCTGCCGCTGTTCCAGGCAAGGCTCCCGGGGCAGGCGCCGACGGAGACGCTGGCCTGGATCGGCAGCGAGACGGTGACGGGGCTCCTCATCGGCCTGCTCGGGCGCATCTTCGTCTTCGTGCTGGAGACGGTGATGAACGCGGTCTCCACCATGGTCGGCTTCGGCTCGATGCCGGGCACGCCGGTCGAGGGCACCGACGCGATCCCCGCGGTCGAGTCGCTGATCGTCCTCACCGCGGTCGCGCTGCTGTTTGCCGCCGACCTGCATTGGGAGCTGTTTCGCGGGCTGGTCGATTCTTACAGTCGCATCCCGCCGGGCGAGGGCTTCGGCACGCAGACCGCGCTGGTGCGTCTCGCCGACCAGATCGGCGAGGCCTTCACCCTCAGTTTGAGGATCGCCGCGCCCTTCATCATCTACGCCGTGGCGGTGAACCTCGCGGCCGGCTTCGTGAACAAGCTCACGCCGACGATCCCCGTCTACTTCGTCGCCACGCCCTTCGTGATGTTCGGCGCGCTGATCCTGCTCCACACGCTGTCGGGCGAGTTCATGACGCAGTTCCTCGCCGGCTACCTCGCTTGGCTGCGCAAGGGCTGA
- a CDS encoding flagellar protein FlgN: MLLESLKRLEVTVEAETEALTANAPLDLEAANRAKSRSLLELTRLTRGIDAASIDAETGIVLARLRDKLIRNQEAVALHLRAVEEIGDTLQASLQAAESDGTYSARLGR; encoded by the coding sequence ATGCTGCTCGAATCCCTCAAGCGCCTGGAAGTCACCGTCGAGGCCGAGACCGAGGCGCTGACGGCCAACGCCCCGCTCGATCTGGAGGCGGCCAACCGCGCCAAGAGCCGGAGCCTGCTCGAACTCACCCGCCTCACCCGCGGGATCGACGCCGCGAGCATCGACGCCGAGACGGGCATCGTGCTGGCGCGGCTGCGCGACAAGCTGATCCGCAACCAGGAGGCGGTCGCCCTGCATCTGCGGGCCGTGGAGGAGATCGGCGACACGCTCCAGGCCAGCCTCCAGGCCGCCGAATCCGACGGCACCTACTCCGCACGCCTCGGGCGCTAG
- the flhA gene encoding flagellar biosynthesis protein FlhA, which produces MAVSEALVLEKRSRRDVGFAAGIVAILAVLFLPVPALLIDVGLAFSIALSVLILMVALWIQKPLEFSAFPTVLLIATLLRLALGIATTRLILANGQKGVDAAGHVIQGFSQFVMSGDFVIGIVVFVILITVNFLVITKGATRIAEVGARFTLDAIPGKQMAIDADLNAGLIDDKEAQRRRRELEEESAFFGSMDGASKFVRGEAVASLIVIAVNVFGGVIIGTTRHGMPLGQAADVFVKLSVGDGLVSQIPALIVSLAAGLLVSKGGTRGAAEEAVLGQLSAYPRALLVAAVLMLMFALVPGLPFLPFVALAGLMGFVAVTIPRRRAAQAAAAAAKAKNEEEAKQAEVKDSVKEQLRTPEIELCLGRQVAAQIQGSHAELHHRVAKMRRKFARQYGFVVPDIKLTDSLNLPPKSYQIRIHGTAAATQEMRPGELLVVVGDGPRPDVPAEEVREPAFGMKALWIVDAYAGEVRRSGFEAIDGASVLLTHLSEVIRNNLPQFLSYKDMRALLDRLDPEYKRLIDEICPSQISHSGLQAVLKLLLAERVSIRNLHLILEAVAEITPHARRAEQIAEHVRMRVAQQICGDLAEDGVLHVLRLGANWDLTFHQSLKRDAKGEVIEFDIDPRLVEQFGTEAGEAIRERMRQVHGFALVTAPDARPYVRMIVERIFPTLPVLSHLEIARGVELKSLGTIS; this is translated from the coding sequence ATGGCGGTGAGCGAGGCGCTCGTCCTGGAGAAGCGGTCGCGGCGGGATGTCGGCTTCGCCGCCGGCATCGTCGCGATCCTGGCGGTGCTGTTCCTGCCGGTGCCCGCGCTGCTGATCGATGTCGGGCTCGCCTTCTCGATCGCGCTCTCGGTACTGATCCTGATGGTGGCGCTCTGGATTCAGAAGCCGCTCGAATTCTCCGCCTTCCCGACCGTGCTCCTGATCGCGACGCTGCTGCGGCTCGCGCTGGGCATCGCCACGACGCGGCTGATCCTGGCCAACGGCCAGAAGGGCGTGGACGCCGCCGGCCACGTCATCCAGGGCTTCTCGCAATTCGTGATGAGCGGCGATTTCGTGATCGGGATCGTCGTCTTCGTGATCCTGATCACCGTCAACTTCCTCGTCATCACCAAGGGCGCGACCCGCATCGCGGAAGTGGGCGCCCGCTTCACCCTCGACGCCATCCCCGGCAAGCAGATGGCGATCGACGCCGACCTCAACGCCGGCCTGATCGACGACAAGGAGGCGCAGCGCCGCCGCCGGGAACTGGAGGAAGAATCCGCCTTCTTCGGCTCGATGGACGGCGCCTCGAAGTTCGTGCGCGGCGAGGCGGTGGCCTCGCTCATCGTCATCGCCGTCAACGTGTTCGGCGGCGTCATCATCGGCACCACCCGCCACGGCATGCCGCTCGGTCAGGCGGCGGACGTCTTCGTCAAGCTCTCGGTCGGCGACGGCCTCGTCTCGCAGATCCCGGCGCTGATCGTCTCCCTCGCCGCCGGCCTCCTCGTCTCGAAGGGCGGCACCCGCGGCGCGGCGGAAGAGGCCGTGCTCGGCCAGCTCAGCGCCTACCCGCGAGCCCTGCTCGTCGCCGCCGTGCTGATGCTGATGTTCGCGCTCGTCCCGGGCCTGCCCTTCCTGCCCTTCGTCGCGCTCGCCGGGCTGATGGGCTTCGTCGCGGTCACGATTCCCAGGCGCCGCGCCGCGCAAGCGGCCGCCGCCGCGGCGAAGGCGAAGAACGAAGAGGAAGCGAAGCAGGCCGAGGTCAAGGATTCGGTCAAGGAGCAGTTGCGCACGCCGGAGATCGAGCTGTGCCTCGGCCGCCAGGTCGCCGCGCAGATCCAGGGCAGCCACGCCGAACTGCATCACCGCGTGGCCAAGATGCGCCGCAAGTTCGCGCGCCAGTACGGCTTCGTCGTGCCCGACATCAAGCTCACCGACAGCCTCAACCTGCCGCCCAAGAGCTACCAGATCCGCATCCACGGCACGGCGGCGGCGACGCAGGAGATGCGCCCCGGCGAGTTGCTGGTCGTGGTCGGCGACGGGCCGCGCCCCGACGTGCCGGCGGAGGAGGTGCGCGAGCCGGCCTTCGGCATGAAGGCCCTGTGGATCGTCGACGCCTATGCCGGCGAGGTACGCCGCTCCGGCTTCGAGGCGATCGACGGCGCCTCGGTGCTGCTCACCCACCTCTCCGAGGTGATCCGCAACAACCTGCCCCAGTTCCTGTCCTACAAGGACATGCGGGCGCTGCTCGACCGGCTCGATCCCGAATACAAGCGGCTGATCGACGAGATCTGCCCCTCGCAGATCTCGCATTCCGGCCTCCAGGCGGTGTTGAAGCTCCTGCTCGCCGAGCGGGTCTCGATCCGCAACCTGCACCTGATCCTGGAGGCGGTGGCCGAGATCACCCCGCATGCCCGCCGCGCCGAGCAGATCGCCGAGCACGTCCGGATGCGCGTCGCCCAGCAGATCTGCGGCGATCTCGCCGAGGACGGGGTGCTGCACGTGCTGCGGCTCGGCGCCAACTGGGACCTCACCTTCCACCAGAGCCTGAAGCGCGACGCCAAGGGCGAGGTGATCGAGTTCGACATCGACCCGCGCCTCGTGGAGCAGTTCGGCACCGAGGCCGGCGAGGCGATCCGCGAGCGGATGCGGCAGGTCCACGGCTTCGCCCTCGTCACCGCCCCCGACGCCCGGCCCTATGTGCGCATGATCGTCGAGCGCATCTTCCCGACGCTGCCCGTTCTCTCGCATCTGGAGATCGCGCGGGGCGTCGAGCTGAAGTCGCTGGGCACCATCTCGTGA
- a CDS encoding rod-binding protein, with protein MSITPPSDIVMDVARAADPARYQEAAARLSQPGDPAAFASAADEAAREAGPGTHMPLDVHGALTSLKNDTARTGSADPYRKFEGQVLQQFVEAMLPKAETVFGKGNAGGIWKSMLSEQIGQQIAKTGGIGIARMLNAAHPTTGTTAAPTTTGVAGKV; from the coding sequence ATGAGCATCACCCCCCCTTCCGACATCGTGATGGACGTGGCCCGCGCCGCCGACCCGGCCCGCTATCAGGAGGCCGCGGCCAGGCTGTCGCAGCCCGGCGACCCGGCCGCCTTCGCCAGCGCCGCCGACGAGGCGGCGCGCGAGGCGGGTCCGGGCACGCACATGCCGCTCGACGTCCACGGCGCGCTGACCAGCCTGAAGAACGACACCGCGCGGACGGGCTCCGCCGACCCCTACCGGAAGTTCGAGGGTCAGGTGCTGCAGCAATTCGTCGAGGCGATGCTGCCGAAGGCCGAGACGGTGTTCGGCAAGGGCAATGCCGGCGGCATCTGGAAGTCGATGCTCTCCGAGCAGATCGGCCAGCAGATCGCCAAGACCGGCGGCATCGGCATCGCCCGCATGCTCAACGCCGCCCATCCCACCACCGGCACGACGGCGGCGCCCACGACCACGGGCGTCGCAGGGAAGGTCTGA
- a CDS encoding PAS domain-containing sensor histidine kinase, whose translation MVVLRKDGALASLFDARLAGLVHASVLAEPGVRFRHERFLVSRLATGAVMMAALPPYLVWRGVPSGIEAVAIASLFLPVFAAVVLSRTGSLWVAHALSSAGLTGLVVCLAALTGGASSAAAIWLAAIPLEAMISGSRRATVAASVIAVLGAFAVALSGYVPVGGLALAWPNAVAMPVFAVTAIGHIAAQAMEHMRREGEWRARMQDNEARDRLLLSAIDDLVTWHDANGRVLEASGSAARFVGAEASRLRGHGLLDRVHIGDRPALLQAISDVAASGLAATVPFRLHLDAPRADGTRTLFAEMRAHRIEAGLAGANGSTVVAVTRDVSEHRRHAQELDRARAEAERADEVKTHFLATVSHELRTPLNAIIGFSDVLAGEGAVALSPERACEYAGIIAHSGRHLLDVVNTLLDISRIRGGHFDFQPEPVDVEALIRGCCDLMRLKADASGIALASAPVPAGSALVADARACRQMLINLISNAVKFTPRGGRVEVMVRRGGAYLDFVVSDDGIGITEADLPRLGDPFFQAAGGYGRAHEGTGLGLSVVRGLAGLHGGAVSVESAPGRGTAVTVTLPLDCSRNRSGARGAAAQAKAVSQPAPIRTSVRSAAMPEPAPEPIRLPVGLFDPAPRSSAAPTAASPNPPMRRAG comes from the coding sequence GTGGTGGTGTTGCGTAAAGACGGTGCCCTTGCCTCCCTGTTCGATGCCCGTCTCGCCGGGCTGGTCCACGCCTCCGTGCTGGCCGAGCCGGGCGTGCGCTTCCGCCACGAGCGTTTCCTGGTTTCGCGGCTCGCCACCGGCGCGGTGATGATGGCGGCGCTGCCGCCCTACCTCGTCTGGCGCGGCGTCCCGAGCGGCATCGAGGCGGTGGCCATCGCCAGCCTGTTCCTGCCGGTCTTCGCCGCCGTCGTCCTGTCGCGCACCGGCTCCCTCTGGGTCGCCCACGCGCTGTCCTCGGCGGGCCTGACCGGCCTCGTCGTCTGCCTCGCCGCTCTGACCGGCGGCGCGAGTTCGGCCGCCGCGATCTGGCTCGCGGCGATCCCGCTCGAAGCGATGATCTCCGGCTCGCGCCGGGCGACGGTGGCCGCCTCGGTCATCGCCGTGCTCGGCGCCTTCGCGGTCGCGCTCAGCGGCTACGTGCCGGTGGGCGGCCTCGCGCTCGCCTGGCCCAACGCCGTCGCCATGCCGGTCTTCGCCGTGACCGCCATCGGCCACATCGCGGCGCAGGCGATGGAGCACATGCGCCGCGAGGGCGAGTGGCGCGCGCGGATGCAGGACAACGAGGCCCGCGACCGCCTGCTGCTCTCGGCCATCGACGACCTCGTGACGTGGCACGACGCCAATGGCCGCGTGCTGGAGGCGAGCGGCTCGGCCGCCCGCTTCGTCGGCGCCGAGGCGAGCCGCCTGCGCGGCCACGGCCTGCTCGACCGGGTGCATATCGGCGACCGTCCGGCCCTGCTCCAGGCGATCAGCGACGTCGCCGCCAGCGGGCTCGCGGCCACCGTGCCGTTCCGCCTGCATCTCGACGCGCCGCGCGCCGACGGCACCCGCACCCTCTTCGCCGAGATGCGCGCCCACCGGATCGAGGCGGGACTGGCCGGCGCCAACGGCTCGACCGTCGTCGCCGTGACCCGCGACGTGTCCGAGCACCGCCGCCACGCCCAGGAACTCGACCGCGCCCGTGCCGAGGCCGAGCGCGCCGACGAGGTGAAGACGCACTTCCTGGCCACCGTCAGCCACGAGCTGCGCACCCCGCTCAACGCCATCATCGGCTTCTCGGACGTGCTGGCGGGAGAGGGCGCGGTCGCGCTGTCGCCGGAGCGGGCCTGCGAATATGCCGGCATCATCGCCCATTCCGGGCGCCACCTGCTCGACGTGGTGAACACGCTGCTCGACATCTCGCGCATCCGCGGCGGACATTTCGACTTCCAGCCGGAGCCGGTCGATGTCGAGGCGCTGATCCGCGGCTGCTGCGACCTGATGCGGCTCAAGGCCGACGCCTCGGGCATCGCCCTGGCGAGCGCGCCCGTGCCGGCCGGCTCGGCCCTGGTGGCCGATGCCCGCGCCTGCCGCCAGATGCTCATCAACCTGATCTCGAACGCCGTGAAGTTCACGCCCCGCGGCGGCCGGGTCGAGGTCATGGTGCGCCGGGGCGGGGCCTATCTCGACTTCGTGGTGAGCGACGACGGCATCGGCATCACCGAAGCCGACCTGCCGCGGCTCGGCGATCCCTTCTTCCAGGCCGCCGGCGGCTACGGGCGGGCGCACGAGGGCACCGGCCTCGGCCTGTCGGTGGTGCGCGGGCTCGCCGGACTGCATGGCGGCGCGGTCTCCGTCGAGAGCGCGCCGGGCAGGGGCACCGCCGTCACCGTGACGCTGCCGCTCGATTGCAGCCGCAACAGGAGCGGCGCGCGGGGTGCCGCGGCGCAGGCGAAGGCCGTGAGCCAGCCCGCGCCGATCCGGACCTCGGTGCGCAGCGCCGCGATGCCGGAGCCGGCGCCCGAGCCGATCCGCCTGCCGGTCGGCCTGTTCGACCCGGCGCCGCGTTCCTCGGCCGCCCCCACGGCCGCCTCACCGAACCCCCCGATGCGCCGTGCCGGCTGA
- a CDS encoding NAD(P)/FAD-dependent oxidoreductase: protein MAVLTEPHDGPDGAASRPGARRDAHLDVLVIGAGISGISAGYALQTRCPGKSYAILEARDTLGGTWDLFRYPGLRSDSDLHTFGFSFRAWTEDKSIADAASILNYLRATAEAFGIDRRIRYGQRVVSAAWSTPEARWTVEVEAGRERITYTCGFLYVCAGYYDYEGGYRPDWPGTGRFAGPIVHPQAWPEHLDYAGKRVVVIGSGATAVTLVPEMARSAAHVTMLQRSPTYIVALPARDRIANWLKRRLPSGLAHRLARWKNIGLSIFFYQFARRKPEAMTQRILGGIRRQLGADYDVGTHFTPRYKPWDQRLCLVPDGDLFKAIREGRATVETDAIETFTEDGLRLASGRHLSADIVVTATGLRLKLMGGVRLSVDGRTPDPAETCMYKGMMLSDVPNLALALGYTNASWTLKCELTAGYVCRLLRRMDARGETWCVPRRGAATGEEPLIGFTSGYIARARHLMPKQGDAHPWKLHQNYVLDLASLRYGRLDDGAMVFGGRRADARRAA, encoded by the coding sequence ATGGCGGTCCTCACGGAACCCCATGACGGACCGGACGGCGCGGCTTCGCGCCCGGGCGCCCGGCGGGACGCGCATCTGGACGTGCTGGTGATCGGCGCCGGCATCTCGGGGATCAGTGCCGGCTACGCCCTGCAGACCCGGTGCCCGGGCAAGAGCTACGCGATCCTCGAGGCGCGCGACACGCTCGGCGGCACCTGGGACCTGTTCCGCTATCCCGGCCTGCGCTCGGATTCCGACCTCCATACCTTCGGATTCAGCTTCCGGGCCTGGACCGAGGACAAGTCGATCGCCGACGCGGCCTCGATCCTGAACTACCTGCGCGCCACCGCCGAGGCGTTCGGCATCGACCGCAGGATCCGCTACGGCCAGCGCGTGGTGTCGGCGGCCTGGAGCACGCCGGAGGCACGCTGGACCGTGGAGGTCGAGGCGGGGCGCGAGCGCATCACCTATACCTGCGGCTTCCTCTACGTCTGCGCCGGCTACTACGATTACGAAGGCGGCTACCGACCGGACTGGCCGGGCACCGGTCGCTTTGCCGGCCCCATCGTGCATCCGCAGGCCTGGCCGGAGCACCTCGACTACGCGGGCAAGCGCGTGGTGGTGATCGGCAGCGGCGCCACCGCGGTGACGCTGGTGCCGGAGATGGCGCGGAGCGCCGCCCATGTCACCATGCTGCAGCGCTCGCCGACCTACATCGTGGCGCTGCCGGCGCGCGACCGCATCGCCAACTGGCTCAAACGCCGCCTGCCGAGCGGCCTGGCCCACCGCCTCGCGCGCTGGAAGAACATCGGCCTGAGCATCTTCTTCTATCAGTTCGCCCGCCGCAAACCCGAGGCGATGACGCAGCGGATCCTCGGCGGCATCCGCAGGCAGCTCGGGGCCGACTACGACGTCGGCACCCATTTCACGCCGCGCTACAAGCCCTGGGACCAGCGCCTCTGCCTGGTGCCGGACGGCGATCTGTTCAAGGCGATCCGCGAGGGCCGGGCGACCGTCGAGACCGACGCGATCGAGACCTTCACGGAGGACGGGCTGCGGCTCGCCTCGGGCCGGCACCTGTCCGCCGACATCGTCGTCACCGCCACGGGGCTCAGGCTGAAGCTGATGGGCGGGGTGCGGCTCAGCGTCGACGGCCGCACGCCCGACCCGGCGGAGACCTGCATGTACAAGGGCATGATGCTGAGCGACGTGCCGAACCTCGCTCTGGCGCTGGGCTACACCAACGCGTCCTGGACGCTGAAATGCGAGTTGACGGCGGGATACGTCTGCCGCCTCCTGCGCCGCATGGACGCCCGGGGCGAGACATGGTGCGTGCCGCGCCGGGGCGCGGCCACCGGCGAGGAACCGCTGATCGGCTTCACCTCGGGCTACATCGCGCGGGCGCGCCATTTGATGCCCAAGCAGGGCGACGCGCATCCGTGGAAGCTCCACCAGAACTACGTGCTCGACCTCGCGAGCCTCCGCTACGGACGGCTCGACGACGGCGCGATGGTGTTCGGCGGCCGGCGCGCGGATGCACGGCGGGCGGCCTGA
- a CDS encoding peptidoglycan-binding domain-containing protein, protein MREPPARRDQREIVVPGDMRAARTPARSPRRKPALRGPVAAGWQASVLNAAAGAGRFCLRYPGGVFGTVTGIGAAAYVCVNAMGLQAGPHPAPILPTVEPKLSVAPSAAARPAPQPVREVRAAEAPRPAPVREVPVPPRDAIADMIRSGETTASVTPRLERRPEPKAAPKVEKGEARKSDGPKPDPAVIRVQRALAKLGYGPLKDDGLMGPGTKAAIEKFERDRKLPVKGEAAGPTLRALTREMTAKANG, encoded by the coding sequence ATGCGCGAGCCGCCCGCCAGACGGGATCAGCGCGAGATCGTCGTCCCCGGCGACATGCGCGCCGCCCGCACCCCGGCCCGATCCCCACGCCGCAAGCCGGCCCTGCGCGGCCCCGTCGCAGCGGGCTGGCAGGCCTCGGTGCTGAACGCCGCGGCGGGGGCCGGCCGGTTCTGCCTGCGCTATCCCGGCGGCGTGTTCGGGACGGTGACGGGCATCGGCGCGGCGGCCTATGTCTGCGTCAACGCCATGGGCCTGCAGGCCGGGCCGCATCCGGCCCCGATCCTGCCGACCGTCGAGCCCAAGCTCTCGGTCGCACCCTCGGCCGCCGCGCGGCCCGCGCCGCAGCCGGTGCGAGAGGTGCGCGCCGCCGAGGCGCCGAGGCCCGCTCCGGTGCGGGAAGTGCCCGTGCCTCCGCGCGACGCCATCGCCGACATGATCCGATCGGGCGAGACGACCGCCTCGGTCACGCCCAGGCTTGAGCGCAGGCCGGAGCCGAAGGCCGCTCCCAAGGTCGAGAAGGGCGAGGCCCGGAAGTCCGACGGCCCGAAGCCCGACCCGGCGGTGATCCGCGTCCAGCGCGCCCTGGCCAAGCTCGGCTACGGCCCGCTCAAGGATGACGGTCTGATGGGGCCGGGCACGAAGGCGGCGATCGAGAAGTTCGAGCGCGACCGCAAGCTGCCGGTCAAGGGCGAGGCGGCCGGGCCGACCCTGCGCGCGCTGACCCGCGAGATGACCGCCAAGGCGAACGGGTAG
- a CDS encoding alpha/beta hydrolase, producing the protein MHGLGGQLGNFAYALLDRLSDRFRVVLFDRPGSGYSPRSWRASADLPGQAEAVAGVIRHLRLERPLVVGHSLGGAVALALGLAHPGLVGGLALIAPLTQPRDTVPAPFRLLAIRSRLLRMGTAWTLATPLAILRSRGVLATVFGPDAVPSDFATRGGGLLGLRPSSFYAASSDLIAAARDMPGLAARYPGLAVPVAILYGADDRVLCPREQGEGLRRALPATRLDLVPGGHMLPVTHPERVADWIASVAAETAG; encoded by the coding sequence GTGCACGGTCTCGGCGGGCAGCTCGGCAACTTCGCCTACGCCCTGCTCGACCGGCTCTCGGACCGGTTCCGGGTGGTGCTGTTCGACCGGCCGGGCTCCGGCTACTCGCCGCGATCCTGGCGCGCCTCCGCCGACCTGCCGGGCCAGGCCGAAGCGGTCGCCGGCGTGATCCGGCACCTGCGGCTGGAGCGGCCGCTCGTGGTCGGACATTCGCTCGGCGGCGCCGTTGCCCTGGCCCTCGGCCTCGCCCATCCCGGCCTTGTCGGCGGGCTCGCGCTGATCGCGCCGCTGACGCAGCCTCGGGACACGGTACCCGCGCCGTTCCGGCTGCTCGCCATCCGCTCGCGGCTCTTGCGCATGGGCACCGCCTGGACCCTCGCGACGCCGCTGGCGATCCTGCGCAGCCGGGGCGTCCTCGCCACGGTGTTCGGACCGGACGCGGTGCCTTCCGACTTCGCGACCCGGGGCGGGGGCCTGCTCGGCCTGCGGCCGTCGAGCTTCTACGCCGCCTCGTCGGACCTGATCGCGGCCGCCCGGGACATGCCCGGTCTGGCGGCGCGCTATCCGGGCCTCGCTGTGCCCGTGGCAATCCTCTACGGCGCGGACGACCGCGTGCTCTGCCCCCGCGAGCAAGGGGAGGGCCTGAGGCGGGCGCTGCCCGCCACGCGCCTCGATCTCGTGCCCGGCGGACACATGCTGCCCGTGACGCATCCCGAACGCGTCGCGGACTGGATCGCCTCGGTCGCAGCGGAGACCGCGGGCTGA
- a CDS encoding DUF1491 family protein, whose translation MPRLRSDFWVSAQLRRLNGEGIPAVQRRRGAAEAGAVFVKIDRLDGTADLYGPAPQALIEAEAAGERLFTAVLGAVPSPDVEERLAREIRFDSDLWIIEIDDREGRHGLPLAE comes from the coding sequence ATGCCACGCCTCCGCTCGGATTTCTGGGTCTCCGCGCAACTGCGCCGCCTCAACGGCGAGGGCATCCCGGCGGTGCAGCGCCGCCGCGGCGCGGCGGAGGCCGGCGCCGTCTTCGTCAAGATCGATCGGCTCGACGGGACCGCCGATCTCTACGGCCCGGCGCCGCAGGCGCTGATCGAGGCCGAGGCGGCGGGCGAGCGGCTTTTCACCGCCGTGCTGGGCGCCGTCCCGTCCCCGGATGTCGAGGAGCGGCTCGCGCGGGAAATCCGCTTCGATTCCGATCTCTGGATCATCGAGATCGATGACCGCGAGGGCCGGCACGGCCTGCCGCTCGCGGAATAG